The following coding sequences are from one Ursus arctos isolate Adak ecotype North America unplaced genomic scaffold, UrsArc2.0 scaffold_23, whole genome shotgun sequence window:
- the LOC113249060 gene encoding membrane-spanning 4-domains subfamily A member 3: protein MASQEVGNAEPGTASAGGPPARQAEPEVVNSVYQRNDELQNHQKEKLQALGAVQILNGATVLVLGIFLASLQNIFHPFSQFFFISYTAYPLWGPIFFIVSGSLSVAAGRKPTRTLVQNAFGMCIASSAVALVGFVFLSVNLAVNKHSFKNCESSQSQDLCVYVGIFSNVCFQKLCLIMKYFTQSKMYRRIVYQVSCNLV from the exons ATGGCCTCTCAAGAAGTTGGTAATGCAGAGCCTGGGACGGCCTCAGCCGGTGGTCCCCCAGCAAGGCAGGCGGAACCAGAGGTGGTAAACTCCGTCTACCAGCGCAACGACGAATTGCAAAATCACCAGAAGGAGAAACTACAAGCCCTTGGG GCTGTCCAGATTCTGAATGGAGCCACAGTTCTGGTTCTGGGTATTTTTCTAGCTTCCTTACAAAACATATTCCATCCCTTCAGTCAGTTTTTCTTTATCTCCTACACAGCCTATCCACTGTGGGGTCCTATATTT TTCATTGTTTCAGGATCCCTATCTGTTGCAGCCGGGAGAAAACCCACAAGAACGCTG gtGCAAAACGCTTTTGGAATGTGTATTGCCAGCTCTGCTGTGGCTCtagttgggtttgtttttctctcagtaAATTTAGCAGTTAATAAGCACTCTTTCAAGAATTGTGAGTCTTCACAGTCACAGGACTTATGCGTTTACGTGGGCATCTTTTCAAACGtatgttttcaaaaattatgtttaattatgAAGTATTTCACACAGTCTAAAATGTACAGAAGAATAGTGTATCAGGTATCATGCAACCTTGTTTGA